Proteins from one Podospora pseudoanserina strain CBS 124.78 chromosome 1, whole genome shotgun sequence genomic window:
- a CDS encoding hypothetical protein (COG:C; EggNog:ENOG503NWP9), producing the protein MPASNAANVRSIKIVIVGAGSVGVTTAYALLLSGLAAEIVLIDIDTNRALGEAIDMSHAAHYAQARVRVGDSYDDCAGATAVIVTAGVNQKPGQTRMDLVKTNYGLFKSIIPQIAAAAPDTILIIATNPVDVLTHAALKLSGFPVERVIGSGTAMDTTRFRHELGKQFGVNPRNVHAVIIGEHGDSQLPVWSLASIAGMRLRDYAAQKGIPYDQEVMDGCSQRTKDAAYEIIQRKGKTNYGVASVLVSILEPIITDGDALVTVSRVGTYAGVDDVALSMPCKLNRAGAHQDVPLLLDEKEKELLKQSAESIKEVLRACE; encoded by the exons atgccTGCCTCCAATGCAGCCAACGTTAGA TCCATCAAGATCGTGATTGTCGGTGCCGGCTCCGTCGGTGTTACTACCGCCTATGCCCTCCTCCTATCAGGGCTCGCAGCCGAGATCGTTctcatcgacatcgacacGAACCGCGCCCTGGGTGAGGCCATTGACATGAGCCACGCCGCCCACTATGCCCAGGCCCGCGTTCGTGTAGGTGACTCTTACGACGACTGCGCGGGAGCCACAGCCGTCATCGTCACAGCCGGCGTCAATCAAAAGCCAGGTCAGACCAGAATGGACCTTGTCAAGACCAACTACGGGTTGTTCAAGTCCATCATTCCCCAgatcgccgccgccgcgccaGATACGATTCTCATCATTGCGACCAACCCCGTTGATGTCCTCACACATGCCGCTCTCAAGTTGTCTGGTTTcccggtggagagggtgattgGCTCCGGGACAGCCATGGACACGACCAGATTCAGACACGAGCTGGGCAAGCAGTTTGGCGTCAACCCGCGAAACGTGCACGCGGTGATTATTGGCGAGCATGGTGACAGTCAGCTGCCGGTTTGGTCCCTTGCTTCGATTGCGGgcatgaggttgagggaCTATGCGGCGCAAAAGGGGATTCCGTACGACCAGGAGGTCATGGACGGTTGCTCCCAAAGGACGAAGGACGCGGCGTACGAGATTATCCAGCGCAAGGGCAAGACCAACTATGGTGTTGCTTCGGTGCTGGTCAGCATCTTGGAGCCGATCATCACTGATGGCGATGCCTTGGTGACGGTTTCGAGGGTGGGGACGTATGCtggggtggatgatgttgcGTTGAGCATGCCTTGCAAGCTGAACAGGGCGGGTGCTCACCAGGATGTGCCGCTGTTGctggatgagaaggagaaggagctgttGAAGCAGTCGGCGGAGAGTAtcaaggaggtgttgagggctTGCGAGTAA
- a CDS encoding hypothetical protein (COG:S; EggNog:ENOG503P576) produces MPHNTRYPSPSSASTGRSHHSSSSTSYHYSPVQQTVTINRPNVPDFRFCMELGLVLRSRTLDHKESAGLEKELSRTLTKQNIPNSVITSSLKQTSSSSSSSYAVQVLDSPSSREWTITTEASIPDHAKDHRFGIKLVSPFMRFTATKHESWLKKIYTLFHVLEANFEVTSSHQCFTHIHIVPERGYWTYGQLECLAKSALYFESCLDELVPPYRRKSVWAKSNRYNAYFGSAKSMRQCFDKFDKGGKLDINGLAMRMNWCSANSATGLSLSEDGQDFMTDTYRWSFNGLVAQGGDGCGTVAFKQPPGSTSAEDAVGWVMLVGCFARLACVLGETIRPEDKPLIKSLGEWLVYEASWCQLPRVKILKDLLRQAMPEMREVAGGSKGKGKDVEAITIDEDSRLRAKQGERELVGEKYLRMLKHIH; encoded by the coding sequence atgCCGCATAACACGAGGTAcccctcgccgtcgtcggcctcgacAGGACGCTCACACCacagctcctcttccacctcatACCACTACAGCCCAGTCCAACAAaccgtcaccatcaaccgCCCAAACGTCCCCGATTTCCGCTTCTGCATGgagctcggcctcgtcctccgAAGCCGCACCCTCGACCACAAAGAGTCGGCCGGTCTCGAGAAAGAGCTCAGCCGGACCCTAACCAAGCAAAACATCCCCAACTCGGTCATCACCTCCTCATTAAAacaaacatcatcatcatcatcatcatcctaCGCCGTCCAGGTGTTGGacagcccctcctcccgcgaatggaccatcaccaccgaagcCAGCATCCCCGACCACGCCAAAGACCACCGCTTCGGCATCAAGCTTGTGTCTCCCTTCATGAGGTTCACAGCGACCAAGCACGAGTCTTGGCTCAAAAAGATCTACACCCTCTTTCACGTCCTCGAGGCGAACTTTGAAGTCACGAGCTCCCACCAGTGCTTCACGCACATCCACATCGTCCCTGAGCGAGGGTACTGGACGTACGGGCAGCTGGAGTGCCTAGCCAAGTCCGCCCTCTATTTCGAATCCTGCCTTGACGAGCTTGTCCCGCCTTATCGGAGGAAGTCAGTCTGGGCCAAGAGCAATAGGTACAACGCCTATTTCGGCTCGGCAAAGAGCATGAGGCAGTGTTTTGACAAGTTTGACAAGGGGGGCAAGCTGGATATCAATGGGCTGGCTATGAGGATGAACTGGTGCTCTGCTAATTCTGCTACGGGGTTGTCGCTTTCGGAGGATGGGCAGGATTTCATGACGGATACGTACCGGTGGTCGTTCAACGGGCTTGTTGCGCAGGGGGGGGACGGGTGCGGAACTGTGGCTTTTAAGCAGCCGCCGGGCAGCACGAGCGCGGAGGATGCggttgggtgggtgatgCTTGTGGGGTGTTTTGCGAGGTTGGCGTGCGTGCTTGGGGAGACCATCAGGCCGGAGGATAAGCCGTTGATCAAGAGCTTGGGGGAGTGGTTGGTTTACGAGGCTAGCTGGTGCCAGCTGCCGAGGGTGAAGATCTTGAAGGATTTGCTGAGGCAGGCTATGCCTGAGATGAGGGAAGTAGCCGGGGGAAgtaaggggaaggggaaggatgTGGAAGCTATTACTATTGATGAGGAttcgaggttgagggcgaagcaaggggagagggagttggtgggggagaagtacttgaggatgttgaagcATATTCACTGA